A single window of Channa argus isolate prfri chromosome 2, Channa argus male v1.0, whole genome shotgun sequence DNA harbors:
- the LOC137113474 gene encoding UDP-glucuronosyltransferase 2B15-like isoform X3, which translates to MRVDFAFEYPRPTMPNVVYMGGFQCTPAKPLPQDLEDFVQSSGEHGVIIMSMGTFVSELPADMTNEIAAAFAKLPQKVIWRHKGNRPATLGNNTLIVDWMPQNDLLGHPKTKLFVAHGGTNGVQEAVYHGVPVVGLPIFFDQYDNLLRLKERGGAKLLEIKTVDKDNNFLNAIQEVLIDPSYRLNMQRFSRLHRDQPIEPLNNALFWIEFVMRHKGAAHLKSQSYRLPWYSYYSVDVVLFLAAAVLFVFLIIFILVRCLYTAMCKPKLKRD; encoded by the coding sequence ATGAGAGTAGACTTTGCCTTTGAGTATCCACGTCCCACCATGCCTAATGTTGTGTACATGGGAGGCTTCCAATGTACACCTGCAAAACCTCTGCCTCAGGACTTGGAGGACTTTGTGCAGAGTTCAGGGGAACATGGAGTCATCATCATGTCAATGGGGACATTTGTGAGTGAACTTCCTGCTGACATGACAAATGAGATTGCTGCTGCTTTCGCCAAACTACCTCAGAAAGTCATCTGGAGACATAAAGGCAACAGACCAGCTACTCTGGGCAACAACACTTTGATAGTGGACTGGATGCCACAGAATGACCTGTTGGGACATCCAAAGACAAAGCTCTTTGTAGCTCATGGAGGAACTAATGGAGTCCAAGAAGCTGTTTACCATGGAGTACCAGTTGTGGGTTTACCTATATTTTTTGACCAATATGACAACCTGCTGCGactgaaggagagaggaggggcaAAGCTTCTAGAAATTAAAACAGTGGACAAAGATAACAACTTCCTGAATGCCATACAGGAAGTCCTTATTGACCCCTCCTACAGGCTGAACATGCAGAGATTCTCCAGGCTGCATAGAGATCAGCCAATAGAGCCGCTGAATAACGCCCTCTTCTGGATAGAGTTTGTCATGAGACATAAAGGTGCAGCACATCTGAAAAGTCAGTCCTACAGACTGCCCTGGTATTCCTACTACTCTGTGGATGTAGTTCTGTTCCtggcagcagctgtgctgttcgtgtttttaattattttcatcttgGTTAGGTGTTTATACACTGCGATGTGTAAACCTAAATTGAAACGGGACTAG
- the LOC137113474 gene encoding UDP-glucuronosyltransferase 2B14-like isoform X2, with amino-acid sequence MSFHQRVQNMVLHLITQSQNYLVGKLVYQPISDKYLGPNYDFNELILDAEIWLMRVDFAFEYPRPTMPNVVYMGGFQCTPAKPLPQDLEDFVQSSGEHGVIIMSMGTFVSELPADMTNEIAAAFAKLPQKVIWRHKGNRPATLGNNTLIVDWMPQNDLLGHPKTKLFVAHGGTNGVQEAVYHGVPVVGLPIFFDQYDNLLRLKERGGAKLLEIKTVDKDNNFLNAIQEVLIDPSYRLNMQRFSRLHRDQPIEPLNNALFWIEFVMRHKGAAHLKSQSYRLPWYSYYSVDVVLFLAAAVLFVFLIIFILVRCLYTAMCKPKLKRD; translated from the coding sequence ATGTCTTTTCATCAGAGAGTTCAAAACATGGTTTTGCATCTGATAACCCAATCACAAAACTACCTGGTAGGTAAACTAGTATACCAGCCAATAAGTGACAAATATCTTGGGCCTAATTATGATTTTAACGAGTTAATTCTTGATGCAGAGATTTGGCTGATGAGAGTAGACTTTGCCTTTGAGTATCCACGTCCCACCATGCCTAATGTTGTGTACATGGGAGGCTTCCAATGTACACCTGCAAAACCTCTGCCTCAGGACTTGGAGGACTTTGTGCAGAGTTCAGGGGAACATGGAGTCATCATCATGTCAATGGGGACATTTGTGAGTGAACTTCCTGCTGACATGACAAATGAGATTGCTGCTGCTTTCGCCAAACTACCTCAGAAAGTCATCTGGAGACATAAAGGCAACAGACCAGCTACTCTGGGCAACAACACTTTGATAGTGGACTGGATGCCACAGAATGACCTGTTGGGACATCCAAAGACAAAGCTCTTTGTAGCTCATGGAGGAACTAATGGAGTCCAAGAAGCTGTTTACCATGGAGTACCAGTTGTGGGTTTACCTATATTTTTTGACCAATATGACAACCTGCTGCGactgaaggagagaggaggggcaAAGCTTCTAGAAATTAAAACAGTGGACAAAGATAACAACTTCCTGAATGCCATACAGGAAGTCCTTATTGACCCCTCCTACAGGCTGAACATGCAGAGATTCTCCAGGCTGCATAGAGATCAGCCAATAGAGCCGCTGAATAACGCCCTCTTCTGGATAGAGTTTGTCATGAGACATAAAGGTGCAGCACATCTGAAAAGTCAGTCCTACAGACTGCCCTGGTATTCCTACTACTCTGTGGATGTAGTTCTGTTCCtggcagcagctgtgctgttcgtgtttttaattattttcatcttgGTTAGGTGTTTATACACTGCGATGTGTAAACCTAAATTGAAACGGGACTAG
- the LOC137113474 gene encoding UDP-glucuronosyltransferase 2C1-like isoform X1, whose protein sequence is MKLLFCCSAFLLLLFLDPRVCQGGNILVMPTEGSHWINMDFLLQALHSRGHNVTIVLSNKSWYIKDNSSYYTAYTVQMDRYLDKVLNTKLFSDYIEFERGALPLSSFLHMTVGMFSLFIDVHRIVGEFVSAVLDEQELMRKLKDSKFDLLLTDPCWGAGVILAKYLNLPLVYNVRWLIATEGHLAIAPSPISYIPITGSGNTDKMSFHQRVQNMVLHLITQSQNYLVGKLVYQPISDKYLGPNYDFNELILDAEIWLMRVDFAFEYPRPTMPNVVYMGGFQCTPAKPLPQDLEDFVQSSGEHGVIIMSMGTFVSELPADMTNEIAAAFAKLPQKVIWRHKGNRPATLGNNTLIVDWMPQNDLLGHPKTKLFVAHGGTNGVQEAVYHGVPVVGLPIFFDQYDNLLRLKERGGAKLLEIKTVDKDNNFLNAIQEVLIDPSYRLNMQRFSRLHRDQPIEPLNNALFWIEFVMRHKGAAHLKSQSYRLPWYSYYSVDVVLFLAAAVLFVFLIIFILVRCLYTAMCKPKLKRD, encoded by the coding sequence ATGAAGctgctgttttgctgcagtgctttcctgctgctgctcttcctcGATCCCAGAGTCTGTCAAGGTGGAAACATCTTGGTCATGCCGACTGAAGGCAGCCACTGGATAAACATGGATTTTCTACTTCAAGCTCTGCACTCAAGAGGACACAATGTAACAATTGTGCTCTCCAACAAAAGCTGGTACATTAAGGACAACTCCTCTTATTACACTGCCTACACAGTTCAAATGGACAGGTACTTGGATAAGGTGTTAAACACAAAGTTATTTTCTGATTACATTGAATTTGAAAGAGGGGCCCTTCCTTTATCGAGTTTTCTCCACATGACTGTAggaatgttcagtttgtttattgATGTTCACAGAATTGTGGGTGAATTTGTATCAGCAGTGCTAGATGAGCAGGAGCTGATGAGAAAATTGAAAGACAGCAAGTTTGACCTGTTACTCACTGACCCCTGCTGGGGGGCTGGAGTCATTTTGGCCAAATATTTGAATCTTCCTTTGGTTTACAATGTTCGCTGGCTGATAGCAACTGAAGGTCATCTTGCTATTGCTCCCTCACCTATATCATACATTCCTATAACAGGGTCTGGCAACACTGATAAGATGTCTTTTCATCAGAGAGTTCAAAACATGGTTTTGCATCTGATAACCCAATCACAAAACTACCTGGTAGGTAAACTAGTATACCAGCCAATAAGTGACAAATATCTTGGGCCTAATTATGATTTTAACGAGTTAATTCTTGATGCAGAGATTTGGCTGATGAGAGTAGACTTTGCCTTTGAGTATCCACGTCCCACCATGCCTAATGTTGTGTACATGGGAGGCTTCCAATGTACACCTGCAAAACCTCTGCCTCAGGACTTGGAGGACTTTGTGCAGAGTTCAGGGGAACATGGAGTCATCATCATGTCAATGGGGACATTTGTGAGTGAACTTCCTGCTGACATGACAAATGAGATTGCTGCTGCTTTCGCCAAACTACCTCAGAAAGTCATCTGGAGACATAAAGGCAACAGACCAGCTACTCTGGGCAACAACACTTTGATAGTGGACTGGATGCCACAGAATGACCTGTTGGGACATCCAAAGACAAAGCTCTTTGTAGCTCATGGAGGAACTAATGGAGTCCAAGAAGCTGTTTACCATGGAGTACCAGTTGTGGGTTTACCTATATTTTTTGACCAATATGACAACCTGCTGCGactgaaggagagaggaggggcaAAGCTTCTAGAAATTAAAACAGTGGACAAAGATAACAACTTCCTGAATGCCATACAGGAAGTCCTTATTGACCCCTCCTACAGGCTGAACATGCAGAGATTCTCCAGGCTGCATAGAGATCAGCCAATAGAGCCGCTGAATAACGCCCTCTTCTGGATAGAGTTTGTCATGAGACATAAAGGTGCAGCACATCTGAAAAGTCAGTCCTACAGACTGCCCTGGTATTCCTACTACTCTGTGGATGTAGTTCTGTTCCtggcagcagctgtgctgttcgtgtttttaattattttcatcttgGTTAGGTGTTTATACACTGCGATGTGTAAACCTAAATTGAAACGGGACTAG